In a genomic window of Bombina bombina isolate aBomBom1 chromosome 8, aBomBom1.pri, whole genome shotgun sequence:
- the PRPF31 gene encoding U4/U6 small nuclear ribonucleoprotein Prp31 translates to MSLADELLADLEEAAEEEEDNYVDEEDLETIEEVQEEMQVDLNAESVKSIAKLWDSKIFSEILEKIEEYVKKQPKASEVMGPVEAAPEYKVIVDANNLTVEIENELNIIHKFIRDKYSKRFPELESLVPNALDYIRTVKELGNSLDKCKNNENLQQILTNATIMVVSVTASTTQGQQLTDDELERIEEACDMALELNQAKHRIYEYVESRMSFIAPNLSIIVGASTAAKIMGIAGGLTNLSKMPACNVMLLGAQRKTLSGFSSTSVLPHTGYIYHSEIVQLLPSDLHRKAARLVAAKCTLAARVDSFHESAVGKVGYDLKEEIERKFDKWQEPPPVKQVKPLPAPLDGQRKKRGGRRYRKMKERLGLTEIRKQANRMSFGEIEEDAYQEDLGFSLGHLGKSGSGRIRQAQVNEATKARISKTLQRTLQKQSVYGGKSTIRDRSSGTASSVAFTPLQGLEIVNPQAAEKKVAEANQKYFSSMAEFLKVKHEKNGTMTQ, encoded by the exons ATGTCTTTGGCTGATGAGTTGCTTGCTGACCTGGAAGAGGCAGCGGAAGAGGAAGAGGACAACTATGTAGATGAAGAGGACTTGGAAACAATTGAAGAGGTGCAGGAGGAGATGCAAGTGGACCTAAATGCAGAATCGGTGAAAAGTATAGCAAAACTATGGGACAGTAAAATT TTTTCAGAAATTCTGGAGAAAATTGAAGAGTATGTCAAAAAACAACCGAAGGCTTCTGAAG TGATGGGACCTGTAGAAGCTGCCCCAGAGTACAAAGTAATTGTTGATGCCAACAATTTGACTGTGGAGATTGAAAACGAGTTAA ATATCATCCACAAGTTTATCCGTGACAAATATTCAAAGAGATTTCCGGAGCTAGAGTCACTAGTTCCAAATGCTTTGGATTATATAAGGACTGTAAAG GAGCTTGGGAATAGCCTTGATAAATGCAAAAACAATGAGAATCTTCAGCAAATCCTCACTAATGCAACTATAATGGTTGTGAGTGTGACGGCTTCTACCACCCAAGG GCAGCAACTGACTGATGATGAATTGGAACGTATTGAGGAAGCTTGTGACATGGCACTGGAGCTGAATCAGGCCAAACACCGGATCTATGAGTATGTAGAATCCCGGATGTCATTCATTGCTCCTAACCTCTCAATAATTGTAGGGGCTTCCACCGCTGCCAAAATCATGG GTATTGCAGGAGGATTAACAAATCTTTCAAAGATGCCAGCATGTAATGTTATGCTACTGGGAGCTCAAAGGAAGACTCTGTCTGGATTTTCCAGCACATCTGTTTTGCCACACACAGGTTACATCTATCACAGTGAGATTGTACAGTTACTGCCATCA gaTTTGCATCGTAAGGCAGCACGACTGGTTGCTGCAAAATGTACACTGGCTGCACGTGTTGATAGTTTTCATGAAAGTGCTGTAGGAAAG GTTGGTTATGATCTCAAAGAGGAGATTGAAAGAAAGTTCGACAAGTGGCAGGAACCCCCTCCTGTCAAACAAGTGAAACCACTTCCCGCTCCCCTAGATGGGCAAAGAAAAAAACGTGGAGGACGAAG GTATCGAAAAATGAAAGAACGCTTGGGATTAACAGAGATCCGCAAACAAGCTAACAGAATGAGCTTTGGAGAA ATTGAGGAAGATGCATATCAGGAGGACTTGGGCTTCAGTTTGGGCCACCTTGGAAAGTCTGGAAGTGGTAGGATACGACAAGCACAAGTTAATGAAGCTACAAAGGCTAGGATCTCCAAAACCTTACAG CGCACACTTCAAAAACAAAGTGTTTATGGAGGAAAATCTACAATCCGAGACCGTTCTTCTGGTACAGCATCCAGCGTTGCCTTTACTCCTCTTCAG ggtCTGGAAATTGTTAATCCGCAGGCTGCAGAAAAGAAGGTGGCTGAAGCAAACCAGAAATATTTTTCAAGCATGGCAGAGTTTCTCAAGGTCAAGCATGAGAAAAATGGGACTATGACACAGTGA